The DNA window CCGCTGACGAACGGGAAATTCCGGTAGACGATTCGCGGATTCACGATGTAGCCCAGCTGCGTCAGACCGCAGTCGCCGCAGTGGTGGAGCTGCATGGGATAGAACGTCTCGGGATGATTGAGCTGCGATCTCGAGAGAACGAGGTCGCCAACCGGTTGCGGTCCGACGTCGAGTCCAGGCGTCGTCTTTGCGCGGCAGATCTGGCATCGAACCGCTCGCGCGCGGTCGCTTTGCCTCGCCGAAGGAAGTGGGCGCCTGGTTGCCTCCCGGGGCATTCGCGGCTGCGTCAACCTCTCGCGGCGAAGTAGGACTCGAGACAGTCCACTATGTAATCGGCGTCGGCGTCGCTCATTTCCGGATGGCAGCCGACATAAAAGGCGAACTCGTTCAGCCTTGCGGCCACCGGATACTCGTGGTCGAGATTACCGAACATTTTGCGGTAGGCCGGCTGGTTGATGAGCGGTAGAAGATATCGCGTTTCTACGCCGTGCTCCTCGAGGTGGTGGATGAGCTCGGAACGGTTGTCCGAATCGCGCCGAAGCACGAGAGGGAAGAACATGTAGCCGTGGTCCGATCCTGGCCGTGCCGATGGCAGCTGCAATCGGTCTGAGACCTTGGCGAGTCCCGCCAGCATTCTGCCTGCGAGACTCTGGCGGCAGGCCCAGTGTTCGTGGCGATCGTCCAGCTGGGCGATGCCCACAGCCGCCTCCATCTCCGTGCAGCGGAAGCTGTGACCCATCCTCACAAACGAAAAACGACTGTCTGCGATTCTGAAAAGCTCTTCGCCTGTCTTGCCCTCGTCGTCGTCAATCCTGATGTAGATCGAATCACGCCCGTGGTTCATGAGACTCTTCATGATGGTCACGAGATCGCCGTCGTTGCTGATGCATAGCCCGCCGACTCCCGTCGTGATCATGTGAGCCGCGTAAGTCGAGAAGCAGGCGATGTCGCCAAACGATCCAACGGGCTTGCCGTCGCACAGCGCGAACATCGCTTCCGCGGAATCTTCGACAATCCGGAGACCATGCGCGCGGGAAATCTCCACGATGGGGGACATGTCGCACGGGAGACAGCCGATATGGACCGGGATTATCGCCCTCGTGCGCGACGTAATTCGCTTTTCAATCTGAGACGGATCGAGCGTGAAGTATTTCGGATCGACGTCGACGAAAACCGGTCGAAGATTGTTGTAGACAACGACATTTGCCGTAGCGACAAAAGTGATCGCGGGGACCAGCACCTCGTCGCCGTCACTCCATCCGCAGGACTCCTTGAGAGCGCCGAGAGCTATCTGGAGCGCGGCGGTCCCGCTGTCGCACATGAGGCCGTACCGGCAGCCGTGGAGCGAGGCGATTTCCTTTTCGAACCGGCTCATCATTGGGCCGGCCGTGAGGCGGTTGCTGTCGAGCACCTCGTTGACCAGCTGCTTAGCGCGAGCGCTCGTTCGGAATCCTCCCACCCCGATCTGGCGGCGGGACTGGCTGGCGGGAATCGCTGCGGTCAATGAATGTTGTGGGTTGAGGCGCCGGAAAGGTCGCCGATCAGCACAACCCGGTCAACCATGAAACATGCGCGTGAGCGAGCGGTTGCCGCTCCACGAATCTTCTCTCCCGAGTACTACGCGCGAATGCGTGATCTCGAGAGCATGTCGTGGTGGAATGCGGGCATGCGGAAAATCGCGGCCCGCCTCCTCGCGAGGGCGAAGCTCCCGGCCAATGGCTCGCTTCTCGACGCAGGCTGCGGATCGGGCCAGACAATGTCGTGGTTTCTCGACGCTCACTCCGCATGGACTGCTACGGGTATTGACGCCGCTCCGGAGCCGCTGGCTTCGGCGCGCGGCGCACATCTGTCGGTACAACGGGCAAGCGCCCTCGAGCTGCCGTTCGCAAGCCGCACGTTCGACCTCGTCATCGCACTGGACCTGCTTCAGCATCTTCCGCTCGATGGCGGCGATCAGCGAGCGCTCCGGGAGTTCCATCGGGTGTTGCGGCCCGGAGGCACGCTGCTGATACGGACCAACGCTCAGGCTTATCCGAAAACTCGCGACGATCCGGTGTTCTCTTATAGAAGGTATGAACCCGACAAGCTTCGCGGTCATCTTGCTGCGGCCGGTTTTGAGATCATGGTGCTCGGCAGAAGCAATTCCTTGCTCGGGTTGGCTGAGATACCACGCGAGTTGCGCGCGAACCGCTCAGGGGCGCCCTCCTACACGGGTCTCCTCAGCTTGCCGACACGCAAGGCGGGCGTCGCTCATTTCCTCAAGACAACCTGGCTCGACCTCGAGGGTCGCGCGATAGCCGCCGGTTGGCAACTTCCCTTTGGACGAACCATCTTTGCGCTCTGTCGCGCAAACCGGGCACCGAGGTAGACCTCCGCACGCTCGACCCCAGCGCACGCCACGCAGGCGCATTAGGACGAGACACGCAATGGCTGCAGACCGGATAGCGATCATCGGCCTCGGCGAGGCCGGTTACGAGATACATCTGCCCGCGCTCTCCGGCATCAAGGGAGTAACCGTCGTCGGCGCGTGTGCCGAGGATCCGATCCATCGGGCTCGAGCTGAGCAGAAGTTCAACGTCCCGCTCTTTACTGATCTCGATTCGATGCTGGCTGTGGGCCGGCCCGATGTGCTCATAGTCGCGACGCCGCCGGATACGCATGCGTCGTTATGTCTCAAAGCGATCGAAGCGGGCATCGACGTGATCTGCGAGAAGCCGTTTGTCTCGACTCTGGATGAGGCGGATTCCGTGATCGATGCAGCTCGCCTCACGGGGCGGCGCGTTGCACTGAATCACGAATTCCGCGAGATGCCGATTTTCCGGTCGGTGCTCGAGCACGCCGGTCCGGAAAGCGGCGAAGCCGTGTTTTTCGCCCAGGCGTGGCAGAATATCTATCTGCCACCCGGAAGCGAGTCGGGGTGGCGCCGACAGATGCAGCGTCGCACGCTCCACGAAGCCGGAGTCCACCTCGTGGACTATCTCCTGGCGTTGTTCGGCGAGAAGCCAATCGCCGTCTGGGCCTCGATGCTCGACGGCGGGACTCTGGACGGAGGAGCGGACGCTCTTACAGTCGTCGCGCTCGAGTTTTCGGATGGCCGCCTCGCGCAGCTCGTTCAAAACCGTTTGTCGAAGGGCGACACGCAGTACTTCGAGGTTCGAGCTGAAAGTCGCAATGCCTCGTACCGCGCATCGTTCGGCGGTCGTGCGAGGTTAACCCTCGGACTCTTCCGCAGCACCGTTCCGCATTTGCGATTCGAGTACGGCGCATCCGGAATCGCCTGGCGTGAAACGGGCAAGTCGCGGAAAATACTGGCGCGGAACCCGAAAAATCCTCGCGTTGCCGCCACACGATATCTGCTCGAAAAAACTCTGGCCGCTTTTCGATCGGGCGGCCCATTGCCGGCGAGCGCCGCGGACGGACGCGCGGCGCTCGAGGTGATCGATGCGTGTTACAGTGCCGCGGCTTCCGGCCGTCGCACCCCGGTGCGACAGGATGCCCCGGCGGCTTCGGATGGCGAGGCGGAGCGACCGCGCGCCGTACTCGAACAATGAGCGATGGCACCCGGCTGAGGGCGGCGATAGTCGGGGCTGGTCTCATGGGCAAATGGCACGCGGACGCCGTCAGAAAAGTTGGCGGAGTCGTTGCGATCGTGGCCGACAAGGATCCGTCTCGTGCCTACGGTTTCGCCCGGGAGCTTGGCGTCGGCGCGGCATCCACCGGCTCGGTCGGCGCAGCGCTCTCGGGTGACCTCGTGGACGTCGTCCACATCTGCACGCCTCCCTCGGATCATCCCGCGATTGTTCGGTCGGCGCTGGTGGCCGGACTGCACGTCATCTGCGAGAAGCCGCTTGCGGAAACAGCGGCGACTACTGCCGAGCTGCACGCGGAAGCGACAGAGCGAGAGCTGCTGCTTTGTCCGGTCCATCAATATCTGTTTCAGGAGGGCGTGATGCGTCTCACGCGGCGCCTGCCGCAGCTTGGCCGACTCACGTCAGCGGCAGCTTTCATGTCCAGCGCCGGCTCTGACGGAGGCGACGACGCCGCGCGCGACCGACTGGCCATGGACGTCCTGCCGCATCCTCTATCTCTTGTTGGGCGACTGATCCCGGGAAGTCTGGCCAACACGAGCTGGAATGTGACTCGGGCGCAGTCCGGCGAGATGCAGGCGGTCGGCACTCACCAGGGAGCGTCACTCTCGATTCAGATCTCGACTCACAGCCGGCCGCCTGTCAACGCGTTGCGTTTAACCGGTGAGCGGGGAACAGCAAACCTCGACCTGTTTCATGGCTTCGTGTCGTTCGATGATGTAGGAGCTTCACGCTTCGGCAAGATCATCCACCCATTCGCTGCTTCGGGTCAAACTCTGGCTGCGGCAAGCTCGAATCTGCTGCGGCGCGCCTCGCGCCGTGAGCAGGCGTTCCCGGGTCTTCGCGAGCTCATCCGCAGGTTCTACGCGGCCGTGGGGGCGAAGGAAGCGTCGCCCATCGGCTCGACTGAATCAACCGACGTGGCCGCTGCCCGCGACGCGATCGTCGCCGCGTTCCGGCGCGAGGGCGCCGTCGGCTAGATTGATTGCCCGTTCAGTCGCCGGGTTGCGGCCCGGCCATACCACGCTCTGAGGCGGCCTCCATTGTCGCGGGAGCTTTCCGAGTGAGATATCCGAGTGCTTCGCCAATCGACCATGCGAGCACCAGAGCGGCAATGTCCGGAAGCGAGCGCAGGAACCTTCGCGCCCTCCTGTCATCTCGGGCTGAGGCACGGGCCATTCGTGCAATGAGAAGCAGGGGTAGCAAGGGTGAGGCGATAAGCAATCGAAGCCGGCTGCCATCGTGCGGCGGCTCGATTCTGCGACAACCATAATATCGTCCGAACGAGTATCGCTCGCGCAGCGCATCGCTGCGATGTACCCTGCGTCCGGCTCGAACAGACGCACGCGGCTCCATCCATAGTGGAGCGCCCTGTCTCGCAAGTGCCGTATGAATCCGGGTCTCGTGGAACGACGTGTCCCAAGGCTCATCGAGAGACTCCAGATTGCTGCGTCGGTATGCGACGTTGCATACGCTCAGCGAGTCGGCGATTCCCGCCGTGAGCGGCGCCTGATACCTGTAGAAATCCACGTAGTAAAATGCCCAGTCGAAAGCCGTCATGTCCTCGGGGTCCAGCGGATCGACCGCTCCGCCAACCGCGCTTCCGTTGCGCTGTACCGTGCGGGTCAGACTCTTCACCCACTCGCTGTCGGGAACGCAATGATCTTCTGTGAGGAGGATTACGTCGCCGCGAGCGCCGGCCAGCGCTTTCGCGGCGAGCTCCACGGGCGAGGTCACGCCTTCATGAATCCTGATTTGCGCATCCGGAAAGCGTTGTCGCACGTTTCCGAGTTCACCGAGCGTCGGCGCGGCAGCGATCACGATGTCGAATTCGGGGGCCTCGTGCTGATGTGACAGGGCATTCAGACAGCGTTCCAGATGCGACTCGCCGCAGATAGCGACGACTGCTACCGACACCGAAACCGGCTGTGCATTCCCGCTTTGGCGATTTCGAGCGGTGGCCGTTGCCCGCTCCGGACCGCGTCGTGCGTTCAGCGCAGCGCTCCGCTGCGGTCGCGGCTCACAATGTGTTGCCTATCGAGAACCGGCAGCTCCCGCGGGCGCCGCCAAACCCTGCCACCCACCATTGCGCGCGCCAGCTGAGCCGGCTGGTACGTGATGCTCGGCCACATGAAGACTTCGGTGGTGCAGTGGCACTCCCTGTTGGCGATCGACTGCCTCAGCCTCGTGGCCTCCTCTGATGCCCAGATTTCGCGGAAAGTGTTTCGCCTCAGATTGCCGAGCGGCGCGTGTTGCTCGCATACGGCGACGTCGCCATTGGCATGGACCACGGCGGCGAGCCGGCCGGCCGTGCACGGGATTACCTGTCGGTCTTCTCTCGCCGTCTTCACCTTGGCCCACTGAAGCATCGGCTCGACGATTGCGCCGTAGCGTCCCTCCTCGCGCGGCGCCCAGAGCCGCCTGATGTACTCGTACAGCTCCTCGTATTGCTCGAGCAACGGCCCCTTCAGCGAAGGATTCTTACGGTCGCCGCGGATGAGGGCGAGGTTATGATGATCCATCTGCGGACAGCGCTCATAAAGAAATGTCGTCAGCTGACGGATCTGATCCATATTGATATCGGTCGCAGTCGAGATGCAATGGATCCGCAGTCGCTCGTCGGATTTCTGCAGCTCGGCAAGCGCGTCGTAAGTCTCCATGGCCTTCTCGAACGAGCGGCGGGTGACTCTGAAGTTGTCGTGAAATTCGGGCATTCCGTCGAGCGAGATCTCGACCACGAAGAGCTGGAGCAACTTCTCGGCGAGAGTGCGTGAGATTTGTTCTACTGCGCGCGCGGTGAAATAGGCGTTCGTTGGAACGTAGATCTGCTTGACTCCGTTGTGCCGGATGAATTGCGCACAGATCTCGGCGAACTCCGGACGGAGAAACGGCTCACCGCCTGAGAGATTGAGATTCTCGATCGGACCAAGCTCCCGCGACAAGGCGAAGAGCTCGTCACGCGTCAGGTCGTCCTTCTTGTTGAGCGCCGTCCAGTAGAAGCAATGCTCGCACTTCATGTTGCAGATCGAGTTGATGAACAGCACGAGAAACGGCGGCGTCTCGACGCCCAGGTAGGCGTCGCTCGTCAGCCTGATATGGCGGCTAACCCGCTGCGCGGCGTTCACGGCCGATCTCTCATTGCTATCTTCTGGTAGTCGGAATTGCGTGCAGGATGGGACGTCGCTGCCGGACAACGACGCAGAGTCAGTTTAGGTGGCATCTCCACCAGGAACAAGGGAGTATTTGCTCTGGGGCCGCATCACGCCGTAACGAGGTGGATAGAGGCGCTGCTCGTCTGTCCCGCATGCCACGGTGACGTCGCGCGCTCCGCCGATTTCTACCGGTGTGCGTCCTGCGCCGCGGCATATCCCATAAGGCATGGAGTTCCCGATTTCAGGCTCTGGCCCGATGAGTACGTGTCGGTTGCGGACGAGCTGGCGAAGATCGACAGGCTCTTCGCTCCTCCCGCGCCGACCTTTCGTCAGCTTCTCACCAGGTACTACGACCTGTCACCGGAGAGTCCGCGCAAGCTCAACGTCCGTTACGTCGCCGCCATCGAGAACAGTGCCACAAGAGATGAGGCGCTTCTCCGAAAGCTGCGCAACGCATTTCCCGATGTTGGGCGCACGCGTTTTCTCGATCTCGGCTGCGGCACCGCCGCGCTTGCTCTCGCGGCGTCGAAGGAATTCGCCGAAGTGGTGGCTGTCGATGCTGCGCTGCGTTGGCTCCTCGTTGCCCGCCAGCGGCTGAACGAAGCGGGCGCGCCGGCTGTAGGAGTCGCTTTGATCTGCGCGAATGCGGAGGCGCTCCCATTCCGCCTGGCGACTTTCGACGCCGTGATGGCCGACTCGGTGCTCGAGCACGTGCGAGACAGCACACGGATGCAAAGCGAGACGATGCGGGTTCTGCGGGGCGGCGGAGCATTCCTGTTCACAACGAACAACAGATTCAGCATCCTTCCGGAGCCGCACGTTCGTATCCTCGGGTTCGGGCTCATCCCCCGCAGATGGATGGAAAGGATGGCTTTGGCGCTCCGAAAAACCCCGTACAAGGCGCGCCTTCACTCCCGGCGCGAGCTGCGTCGACTTTTTCGCGACACCGGGCGGGTGGAGCTGCCCGTTTACGAGCCGGGCGAGCTGGGCGAGCGGAACGAACGGGCTCGACGAATCTGGGAGATGATGCGACACATACCGCTGCTTCGATGGATGATGGGCCCAATCGTACCGCAATACTTCATCAGCGGAAGAAAGAGCTAGGAAGCAAGTCGTCTCACTGGCGGATGCCACTCGCTCGAGAGCGGCGTCCCTGAAGCTGGATCTGGCATGCGACAGCTACGATGAGCACAAACGGTAGGATCAGACGCCATGTCGCTCTATCCACTGCGAGATAAAGGGCTCCATGGACAACCACCAACGCGAAGAGCAGATAATTCAACCGCTGAATCCGCTTCCATCGCGCGGTCCCCAGACTTCGCAGGGCCAGGTCGTTCGAGATCGCGAGCAGCAGCACAAGCAGCAAAGTCGCCGCAAGGCCGGTGTAATTCGCCGAAAGAAACGCAATCGCACCTTTCGAAAGAGCACCCATCTCCGTATCAGGAACGAAATAACGCACGACCTGTCCACGCATATGGACCTGCAGGCCAACGACCGTATGCATGAGTCCGCCGATCGCCGCCCAGATGCCGATGTCTCGACGCAGGTTTGTGCTCACGGGAGTCGCCCGTCCGCTTCGATCGCTCAGCGGACCCACGAGCAGGGTAGCGGCGAGAAGCAGCAGCCCGACGTAAGCCGTCGCCACGCTGAGCCGTTG is part of the Gemmatimonadaceae bacterium genome and encodes:
- a CDS encoding Gfo/Idh/MocA family oxidoreductase, which encodes MSDGTRLRAAIVGAGLMGKWHADAVRKVGGVVAIVADKDPSRAYGFARELGVGAASTGSVGAALSGDLVDVVHICTPPSDHPAIVRSALVAGLHVICEKPLAETAATTAELHAEATERELLLCPVHQYLFQEGVMRLTRRLPQLGRLTSAAAFMSSAGSDGGDDAARDRLAMDVLPHPLSLVGRLIPGSLANTSWNVTRAQSGEMQAVGTHQGASLSIQISTHSRPPVNALRLTGERGTANLDLFHGFVSFDDVGASRFGKIIHPFAASGQTLAAASSNLLRRASRREQAFPGLRELIRRFYAAVGAKEASPIGSTESTDVAAARDAIVAAFRREGAVG
- a CDS encoding class I SAM-dependent methyltransferase translates to MKHARERAVAAPRIFSPEYYARMRDLESMSWWNAGMRKIAARLLARAKLPANGSLLDAGCGSGQTMSWFLDAHSAWTATGIDAAPEPLASARGAHLSVQRASALELPFASRTFDLVIALDLLQHLPLDGGDQRALREFHRVLRPGGTLLIRTNAQAYPKTRDDPVFSYRRYEPDKLRGHLAAAGFEIMVLGRSNSLLGLAEIPRELRANRSGAPSYTGLLSLPTRKAGVAHFLKTTWLDLEGRAIAAGWQLPFGRTIFALCRANRAPR
- a CDS encoding radical SAM protein, which gives rise to MNAAQRVSRHIRLTSDAYLGVETPPFLVLFINSICNMKCEHCFYWTALNKKDDLTRDELFALSRELGPIENLNLSGGEPFLRPEFAEICAQFIRHNGVKQIYVPTNAYFTARAVEQISRTLAEKLLQLFVVEISLDGMPEFHDNFRVTRRSFEKAMETYDALAELQKSDERLRIHCISTATDINMDQIRQLTTFLYERCPQMDHHNLALIRGDRKNPSLKGPLLEQYEELYEYIRRLWAPREEGRYGAIVEPMLQWAKVKTAREDRQVIPCTAGRLAAVVHANGDVAVCEQHAPLGNLRRNTFREIWASEEATRLRQSIANRECHCTTEVFMWPSITYQPAQLARAMVGGRVWRRPRELPVLDRQHIVSRDRSGALR
- a CDS encoding glycosyltransferase, producing the protein MSVAVVAICGESHLERCLNALSHQHEAPEFDIVIAAAPTLGELGNVRQRFPDAQIRIHEGVTSPVELAAKALAGARGDVILLTEDHCVPDSEWVKSLTRTVQRNGSAVGGAVDPLDPEDMTAFDWAFYYVDFYRYQAPLTAGIADSLSVCNVAYRRSNLESLDEPWDTSFHETRIHTALARQGAPLWMEPRASVRAGRRVHRSDALRERYSFGRYYGCRRIEPPHDGSRLRLLIASPLLPLLLIARMARASARDDRRARRFLRSLPDIAALVLAWSIGEALGYLTRKAPATMEAASERGMAGPQPGD
- a CDS encoding Gfo/Idh/MocA family oxidoreductase: MAADRIAIIGLGEAGYEIHLPALSGIKGVTVVGACAEDPIHRARAEQKFNVPLFTDLDSMLAVGRPDVLIVATPPDTHASLCLKAIEAGIDVICEKPFVSTLDEADSVIDAARLTGRRVALNHEFREMPIFRSVLEHAGPESGEAVFFAQAWQNIYLPPGSESGWRRQMQRRTLHEAGVHLVDYLLALFGEKPIAVWASMLDGGTLDGGADALTVVALEFSDGRLAQLVQNRLSKGDTQYFEVRAESRNASYRASFGGRARLTLGLFRSTVPHLRFEYGASGIAWRETGKSRKILARNPKNPRVAATRYLLEKTLAAFRSGGPLPASAADGRAALEVIDACYSAAASGRRTPVRQDAPAASDGEAERPRAVLEQ
- a CDS encoding DegT/DnrJ/EryC1/StrS family aminotransferase gives rise to the protein MTAAIPASQSRRQIGVGGFRTSARAKQLVNEVLDSNRLTAGPMMSRFEKEIASLHGCRYGLMCDSGTAALQIALGALKESCGWSDGDEVLVPAITFVATANVVVYNNLRPVFVDVDPKYFTLDPSQIEKRITSRTRAIIPVHIGCLPCDMSPIVEISRAHGLRIVEDSAEAMFALCDGKPVGSFGDIACFSTYAAHMITTGVGGLCISNDGDLVTIMKSLMNHGRDSIYIRIDDDEGKTGEELFRIADSRFSFVRMGHSFRCTEMEAAVGIAQLDDRHEHWACRQSLAGRMLAGLAKVSDRLQLPSARPGSDHGYMFFPLVLRRDSDNRSELIHHLEEHGVETRYLLPLINQPAYRKMFGNLDHEYPVAARLNEFAFYVGCHPEMSDADADYIVDCLESYFAARG
- a CDS encoding methyltransferase domain-containing protein yields the protein MRAGWDVAAGQRRRVSLGGISTRNKGVFALGPHHAVTRWIEALLVCPACHGDVARSADFYRCASCAAAYPIRHGVPDFRLWPDEYVSVADELAKIDRLFAPPAPTFRQLLTRYYDLSPESPRKLNVRYVAAIENSATRDEALLRKLRNAFPDVGRTRFLDLGCGTAALALAASKEFAEVVAVDAALRWLLVARQRLNEAGAPAVGVALICANAEALPFRLATFDAVMADSVLEHVRDSTRMQSETMRVLRGGGAFLFTTNNRFSILPEPHVRILGFGLIPRRWMERMALALRKTPYKARLHSRRELRRLFRDTGRVELPVYEPGELGERNERARRIWEMMRHIPLLRWMMGPIVPQYFISGRKS
- a CDS encoding ferric reductase-like transmembrane domain-containing protein yields the protein MRGVSRRLLRNVSLAALFLGGTSVLYLAIDGPPAQRLSVATAYVGLLLLAATLLVGPLSDRSGRATPVSTNLRRDIGIWAAIGGLMHTVVGLQVHMRGQVVRYFVPDTEMGALSKGAIAFLSANYTGLAATLLLVLLLAISNDLALRSLGTARWKRIQRLNYLLFALVVVHGALYLAVDRATWRLILPFVLIVAVACQIQLQGRRSRASGIRQ